Proteins co-encoded in one Jeotgalibacillus malaysiensis genomic window:
- a CDS encoding iron deficiency-induced protein A encodes MKKAWYLFGLALILAILTACGNSGEEETTEENGSTDDSAATEESAGEVNLYTGRHYETDQALYDQFTEETGIEVNVIQGKDDELIARLEREGVASEADVFMTADAGRLHRAKDLELLQSIESDTLNENIPENLRDTDNQWYGLTKRARVIVYDPEKVDAEEIQTYESLTEEDMAGRVLIRSSENIYNQSLVASMISLNGEDAAKEWAEGIVNNMARDPEGGDRDQAKGIAAGEGDVAVMNTYYLGQMLNSEDEEEVKVAEGLEVVFPNQDTTGTHVNISGAGVTASSKNTENAQKFIEFLSSEAAQAEFSEANYEYPANPNVEASELLQSWGEFKEQDINLTELGENNARALQIMNEVGWK; translated from the coding sequence ATGAAAAAAGCATGGTATCTATTTGGTCTTGCTCTGATTCTTGCAATCTTAACGGCTTGCGGAAATTCAGGGGAAGAAGAAACAACAGAAGAAAACGGTTCTACAGACGATTCTGCAGCAACTGAGGAATCAGCTGGAGAAGTTAACCTTTATACAGGTCGTCACTATGAGACAGACCAGGCCCTTTATGATCAGTTCACAGAAGAAACTGGCATTGAGGTTAATGTCATTCAGGGTAAAGATGATGAGCTAATAGCACGTCTTGAGCGTGAAGGTGTCGCATCTGAAGCTGACGTATTCATGACAGCTGATGCAGGCCGTCTGCACCGCGCGAAAGATCTTGAGCTGCTTCAGTCAATTGAAAGCGATACGTTAAATGAAAATATCCCGGAAAACCTTCGCGACACTGATAACCAGTGGTACGGCTTAACAAAGCGTGCACGTGTGATCGTATATGATCCGGAAAAAGTTGACGCTGAAGAAATCCAGACTTATGAGTCACTAACTGAAGAAGACATGGCAGGCCGCGTGCTGATCCGTTCTTCTGAAAACATCTACAACCAGTCACTTGTTGCATCTATGATCTCACTAAACGGTGAAGACGCTGCAAAAGAATGGGCTGAAGGCATCGTAAACAACATGGCACGCGATCCTGAAGGCGGAGACCGCGACCAGGCCAAAGGAATCGCTGCCGGTGAAGGTGATGTAGCTGTTATGAACACTTACTACCTTGGTCAAATGCTGAATTCTGAAGATGAAGAAGAAGTAAAAGTTGCTGAAGGTCTTGAAGTTGTATTCCCTAACCAGGACACTACAGGTACACACGTCAACATCAGTGGTGCCGGCGTAACAGCAAGCAGCAAAAACACAGAGAATGCTCAGAAGTTCATCGAATTCCTATCTTCTGAAGCTGCACAGGCAGAATTCTCTGAAGCAAACTATGAGTACCCTGCAAACCCTAATGTTGAAGCATCAGAGCTTCTTCAAAGCTGGGGCGAGTTCAAAGAGCAGGATATCAACCTGACTGAACTTGGTGAAAACAATGCACGCGCCCTTCAGATTATGAATGAAGTTGGCTGGAAATAA
- a CDS encoding phosphotransacetylase: MSDLFTGLKEKLTGKERRIVFPEGSDERILRAASRLAAENILTPILVGNPNAIAEKADEANVILDGCDIVDPASYPEFDELVSSFVERRKGKATVEQAREILLDENYFGTMLVYTNRADGLVSGAAHSTADTVRPALQIIKTKEGIKKTSGVFIMVRDDEKYVFADCAINISPDSNDLAEIALESAKTAEMFDVDPRVAMLSFSTKGSAKSPETEKVTEAIKIAKEANPELTLDGEFQFDAAFVPSVAKSKAPDSEIQGDANVFVFPSLEAGNIGYKIAQRLGGFEAVGPILQGLNAPVNDLSRGCNEEDVYKLALITAGQSL; encoded by the coding sequence ATGAGCGATTTATTCACAGGATTAAAAGAAAAATTAACTGGTAAAGAACGCCGTATCGTATTTCCGGAAGGATCAGACGAGCGTATTTTAAGAGCAGCAAGCCGCCTTGCAGCAGAAAATATTTTAACACCAATTCTTGTCGGTAACCCAAACGCCATTGCTGAAAAAGCTGATGAAGCAAACGTGATTTTAGATGGATGTGACATTGTTGATCCGGCATCTTATCCGGAATTTGATGAGCTTGTTTCTTCATTCGTTGAGCGCCGTAAAGGTAAGGCAACGGTTGAGCAGGCACGCGAGATTCTCTTAGATGAAAATTACTTTGGCACAATGCTTGTCTACACAAACCGTGCAGACGGTCTTGTCAGCGGAGCGGCACACTCTACTGCAGACACAGTGCGCCCGGCACTGCAGATCATCAAGACAAAAGAAGGCATTAAAAAGACGTCAGGCGTATTCATTATGGTACGCGACGATGAGAAGTATGTATTTGCTGATTGCGCAATCAACATTTCACCTGACAGCAATGACCTTGCTGAAATTGCCCTTGAGAGTGCAAAGACTGCTGAAATGTTCGACGTGGACCCGCGCGTTGCGATGCTGAGCTTCTCAACAAAAGGTTCAGCAAAATCACCTGAAACTGAGAAAGTAACGGAAGCAATCAAGATCGCAAAAGAAGCGAATCCTGAACTGACACTTGATGGTGAATTCCAGTTTGATGCAGCTTTCGTTCCTTCAGTAGCGAAAAGTAAAGCACCTGATTCAGAAATTCAGGGTGATGCAAATGTATTTGTATTCCCGAGCCTTGAAGCAGGTAACATCGGATACAAAATTGCACAGCGTCTTGGTGGATTCGAAGCAGTAGGCCCGATCCTTCAGGGGCTGAACGCACCGGTGAATGATCTTTCACGCGGATGTAATGAAGAAGATGTGTATAAGCTTGCATTAATTACTGCAGGCCAGTCACTATAA
- a CDS encoding ABC transporter, whose protein sequence is MFVEIKDLCFCYGKAKTNTINHFHLEIEQGEIISIQGDSGSGKSTVLRLLCGLEVPSCGKISIDGAVMTDDRRFVLPEKRGIGMVFQDYALFPHMTVLENIQFGLKKLSRRERKQRAEEVLELVNMTTYAKRYPHELSGGQQQRIALARALAPKPSLLLLDEPFSNLDAGLQIKIRSELREIIKKTGITSIFVSHDLEDSKAIADRIVTMRDGAAHDWESICTTKKEKPELQLVEMK, encoded by the coding sequence ATGTTCGTTGAAATCAAAGACTTATGCTTTTGTTATGGAAAAGCGAAAACAAATACGATCAACCATTTTCATTTAGAAATTGAACAGGGGGAAATCATTTCAATCCAGGGTGACAGCGGCAGCGGTAAGAGTACTGTGCTGCGCCTGCTTTGCGGCCTTGAGGTCCCTTCCTGCGGTAAAATTTCAATTGACGGGGCCGTGATGACGGATGACCGCCGCTTCGTGCTTCCAGAAAAGCGCGGAATCGGTATGGTATTCCAGGATTACGCCCTGTTTCCACATATGACTGTGCTTGAAAACATTCAATTCGGCTTAAAAAAACTCAGCCGCCGCGAAAGAAAGCAGCGTGCTGAGGAAGTGCTTGAGCTTGTGAATATGACAACTTATGCAAAACGCTATCCACACGAATTAAGTGGTGGACAGCAGCAGCGTATTGCACTTGCACGCGCACTGGCGCCAAAGCCTTCTCTTCTATTGCTTGATGAGCCATTCAGTAATCTCGACGCCGGCCTGCAGATCAAAATCCGCAGTGAGCTGAGAGAGATCATTAAAAAGACAGGCATCACATCAATCTTTGTCTCTCATGATCTGGAAGATTCCAAAGCCATTGCAGATCGTATTGTCACCATGCGTGACGGTGCAGCCCATGACTGGGAGTCGATCTGTACGACGAAGAAGGAAAAGCCTGAACTTCAGCTGGTTGAAATGAAATAA
- a CDS encoding ywgA, translated as MMKDHARLMQAFSAVDEIVGRKKLQKIIFIAKKHNYAFHEKYQFHFFGPYSEELTLRVEELCNMGFLKEYNEKKSGYYQYRYEITDEGRDFLASQELPSAELQPFLTDLNQQSSRFLELVSTILYFDSLEEEECIEKVRKVKEKQNYTDDECQEALAYIAHLKTLS; from the coding sequence ATGATGAAGGATCACGCCCGGCTCATGCAGGCATTTTCAGCTGTAGATGAAATTGTCGGCAGAAAAAAGCTGCAGAAGATCATTTTTATCGCCAAAAAGCACAACTATGCTTTTCACGAAAAATATCAGTTCCACTTCTTCGGACCTTACTCGGAAGAATTGACGCTAAGAGTGGAAGAACTGTGTAATATGGGCTTTTTAAAGGAGTATAACGAGAAAAAAAGCGGCTATTACCAGTACCGCTACGAAATCACGGATGAAGGAAGAGACTTTCTTGCATCGCAGGAGCTGCCGTCAGCTGAACTGCAGCCGTTCCTGACAGACCTCAACCAGCAGTCCTCAAGATTTTTAGAACTCGTCTCAACGATTCTTTACTTTGATTCACTTGAAGAAGAGGAATGCATTGAAAAGGTAAGAAAAGTAAAAGAAAAGCAGAACTATACAGATGATGAATGTCAGGAAGCTTTGGCTTACATAGCGCATTTGAAGACATTATCTTAA
- a CDS encoding octanoyltransferase, whose translation MEDQGLTLLKQPVWRVIDQSSLGPSFEALQSFAMDDTLCASSGSGEAPATARSWVHHRTIVLGTQDARTPHLEKGLELLEEEGWRYIVRNSGGLAVVLDEGVLNISLVFSEADKGIDINSGYDAMHALVKEMFADFGREIEAYEIVHSYCPGSYDLSINGRKFAGISQRRLRGGIAVQIYLCMNGSGAERAELVRRFYERAVQGEETKFNYPDIHPEDMASLSELFGVELTVQDGMLRFLNVLKSVSGELVAGSLNGQELDLYAAYYDRVVKRNESVLGR comes from the coding sequence ATGGAAGACCAGGGTTTAACGCTTTTAAAACAGCCTGTATGGAGAGTGATCGATCAGTCAAGTCTCGGTCCTTCTTTTGAAGCGCTGCAGTCATTTGCGATGGATGATACGCTTTGTGCTTCATCAGGAAGCGGGGAAGCACCGGCTACTGCGCGCTCATGGGTGCACCACCGTACAATCGTACTCGGCACGCAGGATGCCCGCACACCACATTTAGAAAAAGGGTTGGAGCTTCTTGAAGAAGAAGGCTGGCGCTATATCGTAAGGAATTCAGGCGGCCTTGCCGTTGTACTTGATGAAGGCGTATTAAACATTTCACTCGTATTTTCTGAAGCAGATAAAGGGATTGATATAAATAGCGGCTATGATGCGATGCATGCGCTTGTAAAAGAGATGTTTGCTGATTTCGGCCGGGAGATTGAAGCATACGAAATCGTCCATTCATACTGTCCGGGCAGCTACGATTTAAGCATAAATGGCAGAAAGTTTGCCGGTATATCACAAAGAAGGCTGCGTGGCGGGATTGCTGTTCAGATCTACCTGTGCATGAATGGGAGCGGGGCTGAGCGTGCTGAACTCGTGAGACGCTTTTATGAACGCGCGGTTCAGGGGGAAGAGACGAAATTCAACTATCCTGATATTCATCCGGAAGACATGGCGTCATTATCAGAGCTGTTCGGCGTTGAACTGACGGTACAGGATGGCATGCTGCGCTTTTTAAATGTACTGAAGTCAGTCAGCGGCGAGCTGGTTGCAGGCTCACTGAATGGTCAGGAGCTGGATCTGTATGCGGCTTATTATGACCGGGTTGTGAAGCGGAATGAGAGTGTTTTGGGGCGATAA
- a CDS encoding iron ABC transporter: MKVFRKIPGYLNIWSLLSLIIVILILLPNLTILINFFTERAENWAHIQEFILPDLLKNTGLIMLFTGLFTILVGTSLAWLVSAYDFPMKKFFKWALILPLAIPPFIAGYTYNGILDYTGVIQTTLRNNWDITVNQSYFNILNLPGAVFIFTMFLFPYVYTITRAFLAHQSASLVENARLLGRNSWDIYFKVVLPISRGAIVGGVSLVLLEVLNDYGLVQYFGVPTFSTAIFQTWFGMNDLNSAIKLAATLMFIVFAILILEKVMRGRKKYSSTTAKSRPLTPIQLKGSKAWIAFSYCLLIFMLAFLIPFVQMVDWMILTFEKIASPEFTSFITNSVLVSFIGAALVMVFAVIIANFARMHQSFISKSAARVTILGYSIPGAVIAVGISTIFIDLDKWLFAFYEAAGMEASLFLSTSLFMLISAYIIRFLAIGYNSVEAGFDKIGNKYTEASRMLGENLTKTFFKVDLRMIKVPLISGFILVFIDILKELPLTLILRPFNFDTLATKAYQYASDEQIHEASLASILIVVISGIAIYIFHQVLEKEPN; this comes from the coding sequence TTGAAGGTGTTTCGAAAAATACCAGGTTATTTGAATATCTGGTCACTCTTAAGCTTAATCATCGTGATATTGATTTTGCTGCCGAATTTAACGATTTTAATTAACTTTTTTACTGAAAGAGCAGAGAATTGGGCACATATTCAGGAATTTATTCTGCCCGACTTGTTAAAGAATACTGGTTTGATTATGTTATTTACCGGATTGTTCACGATTTTGGTTGGTACGAGTCTTGCTTGGCTTGTATCTGCATATGACTTTCCGATGAAGAAATTTTTCAAGTGGGCATTAATTTTGCCGCTTGCGATTCCTCCATTTATCGCGGGATACACGTACAACGGGATCCTCGATTATACCGGAGTGATTCAGACAACGCTCAGGAATAACTGGGATATTACAGTGAACCAATCATATTTTAATATCCTGAACCTGCCTGGTGCGGTATTTATTTTTACTATGTTTTTATTCCCTTATGTATATACGATTACACGGGCTTTCCTTGCGCATCAGTCAGCATCACTTGTTGAAAATGCGAGGCTGCTTGGCAGGAATTCATGGGACATTTATTTCAAAGTGGTCCTTCCGATTTCCCGCGGAGCCATTGTAGGCGGCGTCAGCCTGGTGCTGCTTGAGGTGCTAAATGATTATGGCCTCGTACAGTATTTCGGTGTCCCGACATTCAGTACAGCCATTTTCCAGACGTGGTTTGGCATGAATGATCTCAATTCTGCGATCAAGCTTGCCGCAACCCTTATGTTTATCGTATTTGCGATCCTGATTCTTGAAAAGGTGATGCGCGGGCGGAAGAAATACAGTTCAACGACTGCCAAATCAAGACCGCTAACACCGATTCAACTGAAAGGATCAAAAGCATGGATTGCATTTAGCTATTGCTTATTGATTTTCATGCTTGCCTTCCTGATTCCATTTGTTCAAATGGTTGACTGGATGATCTTAACATTTGAGAAGATTGCATCGCCTGAATTTACATCGTTCATTACAAATTCAGTGTTAGTTTCCTTCATCGGAGCAGCGCTTGTGATGGTATTTGCTGTTATCATCGCAAACTTTGCAAGAATGCATCAGAGCTTTATTTCTAAGTCTGCAGCCCGCGTGACGATCCTTGGATACTCAATCCCTGGAGCTGTTATTGCAGTCGGGATCAGTACAATCTTCATTGATCTTGATAAATGGCTGTTCGCGTTTTATGAAGCAGCCGGTATGGAGGCTTCACTTTTCCTGAGCACAAGCTTATTCATGCTGATTTCAGCGTATATTATCCGTTTCCTTGCGATCGGCTATAATTCAGTTGAAGCCGGTTTTGATAAGATTGGAAACAAATACACTGAAGCGTCAAGAATGCTCGGTGAAAACCTGACGAAAACATTTTTTAAAGTAGACCTGCGTATGATAAAAGTTCCGCTGATCAGCGGCTTTATCCTGGTCTTTATTGATATTTTAAAAGAGCTGCCGTTAACCCTGATTTTACGACCATTTAACTTTGACACTTTAGCCACTAAAGCTTATCAGTACGCGAGTGACGAACAGATCCACGAGGCTTCACTTGCTTCAATTCTGATTGTCGTCATCAGCGGTATTGCGATTTATATCTTCCATCAAGTTTTAGAAAAGGAGCCGAATTGA